In [Phormidium] sp. ETS-05, the genomic window GAAGTAGGGGCGGAGTTGGCATCTTTGAACTTTACGGCGGCTTCTGTGGCGGCGATCTCTGCTCACTCCGACTCACCAGAGCCATTAGATACCCTTCTGCAGCAGCTTGATGAGGATTTTGCTCTCCCCGTGCTGGTTAACTGTCTTAAAATTGCCCAAATTCATGGCACCACACCAGAAACTACTCTCGTGGTTGCCTCCCTAGTGGACAAATTTAATATTGACCTGACGGCGCTACCCCTAAATCCGTGATTCTTGGTCAAGATCCCCATAAAACATCGGGGATCTTGCCATTCCCAGCCTCTTTATGTGTTATTTATCGCAACATAAATTTATAAAAGTTAACAAGTTTTTCAGAGTTTTTCATGGTACAATCAATTTTCAAATAAAACATTAACTGCCCAGACGGCTGTTAAGGCACGTATTTTCTGAATTTAAGGAGTAAGTAAAAATGTCTATTGAAAACGTGAACGTCAAACCCTCCACCCGTAATCACAAGGGCTTTTTCGTACAGCAAGCGGCTTACAAGCTGATGAAGATCGATAATTCTGGCTGGGCTTTGATTTGCGTAGATGATGCGGTTTGCCACTATGTGGACCCAGATGATTTGCAAATCTGCCAAAAGTCTCAGCAAGCTGAGAATTAAACAAATTCACAAAAAAGTTACAATTATTAACGCAATGTTAACTCAGGAGGGCTGTACTGACGAAAAGTACAGCCATATTTTTTTGGGGGCTAGGGGCAATTGATGAATCGCCCCTACAGGTGAAATCTCCTGGCTAGACGGGTTTAAAACAGAAAATAGCGCTGGGCTAGGGGTAATGTGGTGGCTGGTTCGCAGGTCAGCAGCTCACCATCGGCTCGCACTTCGTAGGTTTCCGGGTCCACTTCCACAACGGGTAGGGCATGATTTAATTTCATATCCTGTTTGCTGAGGTGGCGAGTATCAGATACGGCGACAGCAGTTTTTTGCAGTTTCAGTTGAGTAGAAATATCTAGTTGAATTGCGGCTTGGGACAGGAAAGTAAGGGAGGTGGCGGTACGAGCCCCACCAAAACTGCCAAACATGGGCTGACTGTGGATGGGTTGGGGGGTGGGAATGCTGGCGTTAGCGTCTCCCATTTGGGCGTAGGCGATCGCCCCGCCTTTGATGACAAGTTCCGGTTTGACGCCGAAAAATGCCGGACGCCATAAACATAAGTCGGCGAGTTTCCCTGGTTCAATGGAGCCCACATATTTGGCAATGCCATGTGTAATTGCCGGATTAATCGTATATTTGGCAATATATCGCCGCGCCCGAAAATTATCATTTTCCCTGTTGCCACCGCTGCTGTTTGGTGGTGAGAGAAATCCGCGTTGTACTTTCATTTTATGGGCGGTTTGCCAGGTGCGAATAATGGTTTCTCCCACTCGTCCCATTGCCTGGGAATCGGAGGAAATCATACTAAACGCCCCCAAGTCATGTAAAATATCTTCGGCGGCGATCGTCTCCCGGCGGATGCGCGATTCGGCAAAGGCTACATCTTCAGGAATGCTGCGGTCTAGGTGGTGGCAAACCATCAACATATCCAGATGTTCTTCTAAGGTGTTGACGGTGTAAGGTCGGGTGGGGTTGGTAGAAGAAGGCAGCACATTACTTTGGCCGCAAACTTTGATAATATCTGGGGCGTGTCCTCCCCCTGCACCTTCGGTATGATAAGTGTGGATGGTGCGGTTTTTAAATGCGCCGATCGTCTGTTCTACGAACCCAGCTTCATTGAGGGTGTCGGTGTGAATTGCCACTTGAATATCATACTCTTCCGCTACGGCGAGACAAGTATCAATAGTGGCGGGTGTGGTTCCCCAGTCTTCATGGAGTTTTAAACCCATGACTCCGGCTTTTACTTGTTCCACTAATGCGGGGGTTTGACTGCTGTTACCTTTACCGAGAAAACCGAGGTTAACTGGGAAAGCATCAGCGGCTTGCAACATTCGATAAATATTCCAAGGTCCGGGGGTGCAAGTGGTGGCATTAGTGCCAGTGGCGGGACCCGTACCGCCGCCAATCATGGTGGTAATTCCAGAGGCGATGGCTACTTCTATTTGTTGGGGACAAATAAAATGAATGTGAGCATCAATTCCCCCTGCAGTGAGGATGCAGCCTTCTCCGGCGATCGCTTCCGTTCCCGGACCGATAATAATATCTACATTATCCTGAATGTAAGGATTGCCCGCTTTACCGATTTTAAAGATTTTGCCATCTTTAATCCCCACATCGGCTTTCACCACGCCCCACCAATCTAAAATTACCGCATTGGTTATGACTAAATCTACCGCTCCCGCCTCGTTAGTAATGGGAGATTGTCCCATCCCATCGCGGATAACTTTGCCGCCGCCAAATTTCACTTCATCGCCATAGGTGGTGAAGTCTTGTTCGATTTCAATGAACAATTCCGTATCGGCGAGGCGGACGCGATCGCCCACCGTTGGGCCATAAGTCTCCCCATAGGCGCGGCGATCCATTCTATAACTCATGGGCTGTTCCTCCGTTTTGATAAATGCTGTTTAAATTGCCCTTAATTTCCGCCTTTCCCGTCTAAAGAGCCATTAATTAAGCCGTTAAAACCATAAACTTGGCGACTCCCCACAAAGGGGACTAATTCCACCTCTTTATCATCTCCCGGCTCAAACCGCACTGCAGTCCCGGCGGGGATATTTAGGTGCATACCTAGAGCCCGCTCCCGCTCAAAGGTTAAAGCGGCGTTTACTTCATAAAAGTGAAAGTGGGAGCCGACTTGAATCGGACGATCACCCGTATTTGCCACCCGCAACCGCACCGTTTCCCGTCCTGCATTTAACTCAATATCACCCGCTTGATAGATAACTTCTCCCGGAATCATCAATTTACTCCTAATTACTGAATGGGATTATGCACCGTCACCAACTTAGTACCATCGGGGAAAGTGGCTTCTACCTGCACCTCCGTCACCATTTCCGCCACCCCTTCCATCACCTCATCCCGCGTGAGCAAAGTTGTTCCATAACTCATTAAATCCGCCACAGTCCGGCCATCTCTAGCCCCTTCCAGAATGCCAGCGGTAATATATGCCACTGCTTCCGGGTAATTCAATTTTAATCCGCGATTTTTGCGCCGTTCCGCCAGTAATGCCGCCGTAAAAATCAACAATTTATCTTTTTCTTGGGGTGAAAGCTGCATCGTTAGCCCTCCGGTTCTGATTGGATAATTTCTTCTAGCTGGGCGATGAGTACAGGTAAATCCATAGTCACCGTATCCCAAACAATATCGAAATCTATATCAAAATAGGCATGAATTATCCTATTTCTTAGGCCAACTATTTTCGCCCATTCGATTTGGGATAATTCGTCCCGGCGCTGTTTTGTAATGCGGGAAGCCGCCTCCCCGATAATTTCCAAACATCGCACCAGTGCAAAGGACAGCATTTTATCTGTGTCTAGGTCATTTTTGGTGCGATTTTCGGCAAATGAAACTGCATCTCTGGCAGCATCAACTATATGAAGCATCCGAGTCCGGTTATCGATAAACATAAATCACCTCAGCAGAATCGAGTACCTTTTGGCGAAAATAGCGGCTGAGTTCTTCGGGAGTGCGCAAATCGACTTTGCGTCCTAGCATCTCCGTAAGGTCCATTTCCAAGCCCACTAAGCCAAAATAACCAATCCTCTTCTCCGGCATAAATTCTACCAGAATATCGATATCACTTTCTGGGGAAAAATCATCCCGCAACACAGAACCGAATAGGGAGAGTTTTTGGATTTGGTTGTCTTGGCAGAAGCGGGCAATTTTGTCAAGGGGGATTTTTACTGGTAATTGGTTGAGTTTCATGGGATTTTCCTCCTAGTTACAGAGGCCATACTCGGGGCAAACAGATGGGGCGTCCCCAAACCGATCGGCGGAGGATCTGCCACACTGCAATAAACCATTGTCGCACCTCTGGGGTGGAATGGCCACGGTATCTACATAATAAACCATTGGGGAGGCGTGTCACCCCCGCTTGGCCAGTTTTGGGGGGATATTGCTCCCATAATTGTCTGGCTTCGGCGATGAGTTCGGAGGTCACGGGTTCACCTAACCAAGCCAGGGTAGCAACTATGGGGAAAGCACCTAAAGCGTGGGGACTGGTGCAGGTTTCCTCACTCCCCCGGAGTTGTTGTCGGTCAATCCAGAGGGGAATTCCTTGTTGCCAAATTTCCGTGTCACCGCGCCAATTTCCTTCGTGAAATTTCTCGCCTCTGGCACTGCGGCCAAATCGGTTGATTTCCCATAGTAATAGATGGGCTTTGGGGGCTAATTCTATATGGAGATTTTGGCGATATCTGGCGCTATTAAAGATTATATTCTCTTGGGGCAACCATTCTAAGTAGGCGCCCGGTTCAATTTTTATGTTAATATCTTGATAGGCTGTTTGGCCATTACTGCGATATATTTTGGCGGCGGCGGCGGTGGTGATTAAGGCATGAGTGTCTGGCTCTAAGTGTATGGATTGGGAAAGACGATCGCCCCCAACGATGCCCCCAGCCGTATGCAGGATAACGCTATGGCAACAGTCCTCCCCTTCGGGATAAAATGGTCGCTGTAATTTCAGGGGGGCGGTGGCTTTTTTATGGGTGATGTAGGTGCCCCCACCTTTGCTACCATAAACTAATTCTAAACTCCCATGCCAAGCCGATGGGAGGATAGATGGGGCTAGATTAGTGGGATTCATGGGCACCTTGACTGGGGAAATAGAGGTTTAAAGCGATGTTAAACGGCGAGGAACCGCTGGATAGTTTCATTACTGAGTTCGCTGGTGGCTCCAGAGGCAACAATACCACCTTTTTGCATGGCATAATACCAATCAGCTTCCCGGACAAAGTGCAAGTGTTGTTCTACTAACAGCACAGAAATCCCGGTTGATTGGATAATTCGCCTGACGGCGGCTTCAATTTCTAGGATAATCGAAGGTTGGATGCCTTCGGTGGGTTCATCGAGGACGAGTAAACGAGGATTGCCCATGAGAGCCCGGGCGATCGCCAATTGTTGCTGCTGTCCGCCGCTCAAATCTCCCCCCATCCGGTTTAACATCCTTTGCAATACCGGGAACAGCTCGAAAATTTCATCAGGAATCGCCAGATTTTTCGGACGTTTTGGCCGAGCTTCCAATCCCAATAATAGATTTTCTCTCACCGTCAACCGAGGAATGATTTCCCGTCCTTGGGGCACATAACCAATCCCCATTTTCGCCCGCACATCGGGGGATTTATTGGCGATCGGTTCCCCAGCTAAATAAATTTGTCCCCGTCGCGGTGCAATTAAGCCCATAATGGTTTTTAACATCGTGGTTTTACCCACCCCATTGCGGCCAATTAAGCATACCATTTTTCCCCCAGGTACGCTCAAATCCACATCGCGCAAAATGTGACTTTCTCCATAATAGACATTTAACCCCGATACTTGCAGCATCAGATGGGAGCCGCCGTCTTTTATGGGCTGTGATTCGGTTTGATTAATTGAGTTCATAATTTGTCCTTTGTCACTTGTCCTTTGTCACTTGTCCTTTGTCATTTGTCCAATTCCCCCCTCTCCCCACTTGGGAGAGGGGTTGGGGGTGAGGGCTTTAGCATTTGTCCTTTGTCACTTGTCCTAATGTGCGGCTTCTTCCGAGGTACTGCCCAAATAGACTTGGATAACTCGCGGGTCACTTTGTACCTGCTCTATACTGCCTTCGCACAATACCGAACCCTCATGCAGTACCGTCACCGTCCGGGCAATTTGTCGCACGAATTCCATATCGTGTTCAATCACAATAATCGAATGACTTTCGGCTAAGGACACCAGCAATTCTCCGGTTAACATCGTTTCTTCATCGGTCAAACCCGCGACCGGTTCATCTACCAGCAATAAATCGGGAGATTGCGCCACTAACATCCCAATTTCTAGCCATTGCTTTTCTCCGTGGGAGAGCAATCCTGATAAAATATCAGCTTTGGCGGTTAAACCGATGGTTTCTAACAAACTATTGACGGTTTGGCGTTCCCCGGACGGTGTGGGTTTTAGCAGGGTGGTAAATACGTTTTTTTGGCGATTGCAGGATAACTCTAAATTTTCCCTTGGGGTGAGGTTGAGGTAAACTCGCGGGGTCTGAAATTTCCGCCCGACGCCAAACCGAGCGATTTGATGTTCGGAAAATTTCCGCAAATTGCGCCCTTTGAATAAAACTCTGCCTTTGGTTGGTTTGACTTTGCCGGTGATGACATCGAGAAATGTGGTTTTGCCCGCGCCATTGGGGCCAATAATCACCCGCAGTTCGCCGGTATTCATACTAAATGTTAGGTTGTTGAGGGCGTTAAAGCCATCAAAACTAACGGTTAAGTTCTCGATTTCTAATATTTTCCCGTTCACGGATTACCTCAATTGGGCAAATATGGATTAATGGCGATTAAGTTTAAGGTTCCAAAGTTTCGCGCTCGCGCTGCACTTCTGGGTCTTCTTCCAATTGGGGATAGGTGGTGACATAGCGGGGACGCCGGATGATTTGGCGGAATAAGTCAATGCCTTCGGTGCGTACCCAGCCGATGATACCATTGGGAAGTACCAAAACTACAATCAGGAACATGGCGCCTTGGAAAAATAGCCAAATATCGGGGAATTTTTCGCTGAATAGGCTTTTACCATAGTTGACTAATAAGGCGCCCAAGATGGCTCCTACTAAGGTGGCGCGTCCTCCCACGGCGACCCAAATCACCATTTCTATGGAGAAGGCAATATCCATTGCTCTGGGGGAAATGATACCGGTTCTGAGGGTGAACATGGCGCCACCAATTCCCGCTAAGGCGGCGGAAATGGCAAATACTAATACTTTATAGCCGGTGGGGTCGTAACCGGAGAAGCGCACGCGGGTTTCATCATCGCGAATGGCGACGAGCAGGCGGCCAAATCTTCCGGTGGTGAGCCACCGACAAAGTGCGTAGCCTCCGACTAAGAGGAGGACGGTGATGATGTAAAATCCGTATTGGGTTTTGGCATCGGAAATGGGGAAACCTAAGATGGTTTGAAAGTCGGTGAGTCCGTTGGTGCCATTGAATAGTTTTTGCTGGCCGTTGAAGAAGTTAAAAAAGACGATCGTGGCTGCTTGGGTGAGGATGGAGAAGTAAACGCCTCGGATGCGGTTGCGGAAGACGAGATATCCTAATAAGGCGGCGAGAATGGCGGGGATGAGGAAGACGGCAATAATGCTGAAGGGTAAGGAATAGAACGGGTGCCAAAACCAGGGGAGTTTGGTCACGCCGTAGAGGTTCATAAATTCGGGGAGTTGGTTGCTGGCGGTGGCGGGGATTTGTAGTTTGATGTGCATGGCGATCGCGTAGCCACCGAGCGCGAAAAAGATGCCATGTCCCAAACTGAGCATCCCCGTATAACCCCAAATTAAATCGATGCCCAGAGCGACTATGGCTAAGGCTAAATACCGCTGCAGCAAGTCGAGGCGAAAATCTGACAGCACCAGGGGCATAATGACGATTAAGAAGAGGGCCGCTACCCCCACTAAGCATATCTCAAACCAGCGCGGTTGCTGTTGGGAAAAAGTATAAATTTTTGCCCATAGTTGCTCCCAGGGAGGGAGAGATGAGGCATCATCTGCGATTTTATTTGGTTTCATATCTAAACCCCCGATTTTGTAATTGGCACATCAGCCCGTAATGATGCCTAGGCATCTACGGTGCGTCCTTTTTGGGGGAACAGTCCCGCCGGACGTAATTGCAGGAAGATGATGATTAATACAAATACCATCACTCTTGCCATGCTTGTAGTGGCAAAAAATGTCAAGAAATCAAATATTGGATTACCGGGGGATACCATTAAGGCGAGGACACCAGAACCAATGATGTAGTTTACCAGGCCGATCGCCAGTGCTGCCACCACCGTCCCGACAATTTTGCCGACACCACCCACTACCACCACCATAAACGCATCCACAATATAGTTTTGTCCCGTATTTGGTCCCACGGAACCGAGCAAACTAATGGCACAACCGGCAATTCCTGCCAAACCAGAACCTAGGGCAAAGGTTAAAGCATCTACTTTTTGCGTGGGAATGCCCAAACAAGCACTCATACTCCGATTTTGGGTGACAGCACGAATGCGCAAACCCCAGGGCGATTTTAACAAAAACAGGTAAATTCCTACCACACAAATGATGGTGAGGGCGATAATAAACAACCGCACGAAAGGTAATTGAAAACTGCCCAAAGGCAACCCGCCGCGCAGCCACCCAGGTGCAGTCACATCCACCCCCTGCGCCCCAAACCAGGGTTTGGTGACAGCTAGTTTAAATATTTGCCCTAAAATCGTACCACAAACCAAGGAAATACCCGCCGCTAGGGGTAATAGTACCACGATCGCCCACTGTCTAATCCGCTCAAAATCTGGTCGCCGCTTGATGACCCATAAGCCGCCAAAAAATAGCAGACAAAATAGGACAATTTGCAGGCACATCACCCAGCTAACCTGGCGGACAAACTGTTGGAGAATTAAACTGACGCCCCAAGTAGCCAGCAGGGTTTCTAAGGGGCGACCGTAGAGATAGCGAATTACGCCTCGTTCTAGAGCTAATCCCGCTGCTGCAGCCACAATAAATGCCACCGGTAGCGCCACAATAATATAGCCGCTAAACCAAGGTTCTCCTAGGGCTTTAAAGGTATTTTGTACCAGAAATGTGGTATAGGCTCCTAGCATCATTAATTCGCCATGAGCTAGGTTAATCACGCCCATAATGCCGAAGACAATGCCTAAGCCCAAAGCGGCAATTAATAAAACCGCTCCGATGCTGACGCCATTAAATAGACTCTCAAAAAATACTGCCATTTGCTTTGCTTGCTACTGTCCATAGACTTGATTTTTTATATTGCCAGCGGCTAAAGAGCTGAGAATTATCTCAATTCTCAACTCTCAAATTGCCTCAGTACGTTACATCTTGTACTTGCCGCCTTTCGCTGGGTCGGACCAGTCGCAGGCGTAGCCTTTGGTTTCAGCTACATATTGATTCCAGGGAATGGGATCTACTGGTTTGGGTGTAGCATAGACGATTTTAAACATCCCATCTTCGCCGATTTCTCCAATTCGCACGGTTTTGGCGATATGATGGTTGTTATTCATCGTGACCAGACCTTCTGGGGCTTGAAATGTTTGCCCCAAGGCGGCTTTTCTCACGGCTTCGAGGTCGTCTGCTTTGGCTGCTTTCTCTACCGCCTGTTTCCACAGGTAAACCATGATGTAAGCCGCTTCCATTGGGTCGTTGGTCACGCGGTCTTGGCCATATTTAGTCTTGAAGGCTTCGACAAATTTTTTGTTTTCTGGGGTATCTACGGATTGGAAGTAGTTCCACGCGGCGTAATGTCCTTTGAGATATTCTGGCCCGATCGCTCTCACTTCCTCCTCGGCGATACTCACGGACATGGTGGGATATTTATCCGGTGTCAACCCGGCTCCCTGCATTTGTTTGAAAAATGCTACGTTACTATCACCATTCAGAGTGTTGAAAATTACCCCGCCATCGGGCAAAGCGGCTTTAATTTTGGTGATAATCGGGGTGACTTCCGTGCCGCCGAGGGGGATGTAATCTTCTCCCACGGTTTGCCCGCCTTTGGCTTCGAGTTGGGCTTTGATTATGGTGTTTGCCGTGCGGGGAAATACGTAGTCGGATCCGACTAGGAAAAATTGTTTGCCTTTATTTTCTAACAGCCAATCCACCGCTGGTTCTATCTGCTGATTGGGGGCTGCTCCGGTGTAGAAAATATTCTTAGAGCATTCCTGGCCTTCATATTGCACAGGATACCACAGCATATGGTTTTTTGACTCAAATACCGGTAATACGGCTTTGCGAGATGCTGATGTCCAGCAGCCAAACACGGTGACGACTTTATCGCTATCAATGAGTTTTTTTGCTTTTTCGGCAAAGGTGGGCCAGTCCGATGCGCCATCTTCGACGATCGCCTGTATTTTCTTGCCCAGAACCCCGCCAGCATTGTTAATCTCCTCAATGGCTAGCTGTTCTGCATCCACCACACTTTTTTCACTGATTGCCATTGTCCCGCTCAAGGAATGGAGGATTCCCACCTTAATGGTATCTCCGCCACCGGCTGCACTTTGCCCTCCTTGTGTCCCCGAACCGGTTTCACTGCTATTTTGCGTTGCACAACCTTTAATCAGAAAAGTGCTTCCCAGGGCTGCTGAACTGTATAGTAAAAATTTACGTCTTCCCAATCCATGTGCCATGCTCTGGACTCCTACCGACATTCGCTCGGTGCTAAGGGTTTTGATATTAAAGCGATGCTATCAAAAAAAATTGTATTTTATAATACATACCCCTTTCTTAACCGTGGCGGTAAAACCTGTAATATTTTCCCCCAGCCAACTCTGGCGAATGTTACGATTTTTAACGTTCCCTTGACGTTCATGGCTGCATAAGTGAATGAGGGTTTATCAAGTCAGCACAAAGCTCCCCCAGTGTGGATGATACACAATCGCAAATGGGGTAATTTTTGATTCTACACCAGATTAGCGCGGATAAACTCAATCACGGTTTCTAGTCCGGTTTTGGTCTTTAAATTGGTAAAGGTAAAGGGTCGATCGCCCCGCATTTGGCGAGCATCCCGCTCCATCACGCCCAAATCTGCTCCCACTAAAGGAGCCAAGTCAGTTTTATTAATCACCAGCAAATCAGATTTGGTAATACCGGGTCCCCCTTTGCGCGGTATTTTATCACCAGCAGCCACATCAATCACATAAATGGTTAAATCCACTAATTCTGGACTAAACGTGGCGGCTAGGTTATCGCCGCCACTTTCCACAAACACGATATCCAGGTGGCTAAACTGTCGTTCTAGTTGCGCGATCGCCCCTAAATTCAGGGAAGCATCTTCCCGAATCGCCGTATGAGGACAACCGCCGGTTTCCACCCCGATAATCCGTTCCCGCTCCAAAGCCTGAGAACGGACTAAAAACTGGGCATCTTCCTGAGTATAAATATCATTCGTCACTACCGCCAAATGATACTGCTCCCGCATTGCCTTGCACAGAGCTTCCACCAAAGCCGTTTTCCCCGACCCCACCGGGCCCGCAATTCCTACCCGAAAAGCACTCATAGCAATTTTAGATTTTTCCCTAGTCAGATATTAGACCATTTTGCCATTTTTGTCACCATCAGCTCTAATATTTTCCCCTTCCTCGCCAATTTCAGCTCCTAAATAAACGAGAATATTGGGTTTCATGGTGCATACTGGCTAAGGATAACCCCCACGTACAACTACTCAGGTCCTCATCGGCGACGGTGAGAATATCTTGGGACGCTGCCACCAATATCGGTTGTAAATTTAATAATAACTGTTGTCCCGCCGTTTGCCCCAAGGGAATCAATTTCACCCCAGCTCCGATACAATTAGATGTCCAACTTTGCAAATATCCCAGTAAAGCTGATGCGGGGGGAATTTGCCAATAAGCGGCGGCGATACCAAAGGCAATGGCGAAATTGCAATCTTGCTCCCGCCAATGATGCGCAATTACCAGGGTTTCTGACTCTGGGATTAAAGCCAGAAATAACCGGATTAAGGCATTACCCATTTGCCAGCTTTGTTGGCGCAGTTCTTCCGTTTCTCTGGACGCCGATGCCCAATGATTCCAGTATTGTAAACTGGCCATATCTCCCGCGATCGCGGCTTTCTGTCCCCGCACCATCACCGCTGCATCTAAATGAATGCTTCCCTCCTGTAATGAGGATTTTATCCAATGTTTGAGATGTTCGGCATTAGCAATTACTCCCTGCTCTACCAGGATTTCTAACCCTTCAGAATAGCTGTAGGCTCCTACGGGTAAACTGGTACTGGCTAACTGAAGTAAAGATAATAAGGAAAAATCATTGAGCATGAGGCTGGATAATTCTTATTCGTGATTATGATGGTGATGATAGGCCCCCGTTTCAGGGAAAAAGGGGGCAATTTCTTCTATGACTTGCAATCCCATTTGTTGCAACATTGATTTTAGCACAGAATCGGGACTAAGACGTAAATAATCTGGTGTAATTTCTAAGGAAACGTGACGATTGCCTAAATGATAGGCAGCTCTTAATAAGTCTAATGGGTTATGGGCGGTAACGGTGAAAATGGGTTCGGGTTTGGCGGTGACGAGGAGGACGGTTTCTCCGGTTTCTGAGGCTAATCGATCGCCATGTTGCAGAATTGTGCCTCTGGGTAAGTTAAGAGATACTGTCTCTCCCTCTTCGGTGGTGAAGCGATGGCGGCTGCGGGTGCGATCGTCCGCTGTTAATGATAGCGTATAGTGGCTAACACCGCTGGCATCTGGCGGCAAAATTTGAGTGAAAATAAACATTATTTATATCTCGTTTTTTTAGGGAATAAACCAGGGCGAAGCATTCGCGCCGATACCCTGTTCTTGTGAGAGAAAATATGTAACGCGAATGCTTCGCCCCTACGCAATCAAACCGGGTTTTCTGCCCTGCTACTACCTAGATGAGCCCAAAATACAACTAAATGTAGGGTGGGCATTGCCCAAAATACCAGGCTGTAGCCCAAAATACCAAGCTGTAGGGCAATGCCCACCCTGGCTACCTAGATGAGAATATTTGTGTCAAAGCGGGTTTTAAGGTGGGATATTGATATTCAAATCCCAGGTCTAAAGTGCGTTTCGGTAGCACTTGCTGCCCTTCGGTGACGACTTTGGCGCCTTCACCTAATAGCAATTGCGGGACAAATTCGGGAACCGGCATCCAAGATGGTCGGTTCATCACTGCTCCGAGGGTTTTACAAAATTCTCCCATGCGCACGGGGTTGGGGGCAACCGCGTTGACGACGCCTTGAAACTGGGCATCATCCAAAGCGCGGATGATTAAGGATACCAAATCATCGCGATGAATCCAAGAAAACCACTGACGCCCGCTGCCAATGGGTCCTCCGGCAAATAGTTGGAAGGCGGGAATCATTTTGGCTAAGGCTCCACCTTCTTTGCCTAAAACAATGCCTGTACGGACGATCGCCAACCGGGTCCCCCCCGCCGTCACTTTTTGCGCTTGCGCCTCCCACTCCCGACAGACGGCGGCGAGAAAATCACCCCCCGGAGGACTGGTTTCGTCAAAAGCGGCGGTTTCGCTGGTGCCGTAGTAGCCGATCGCCGAAGAATTCACCAAAACCTTGGGTTTGGGGTTGGCGGCGAGGATGGCTTCCACAATTTTCGCCGTGCCTAGTTTGCGGCTATCCATGATTTCCCGCTTCCGATCGTCTGTCCAGCGTTCCTCGGCAATAGCCGCACCAGCGAGGTTCACTACCCCATCATAACCGGCAATTAGCCCCTGCCAATCCCCAGACTCCCCTGGTTTGTAGGCGGCGATGTTGACTTTGGGGAAGGTGGCGGCGGGAAAGACGCGGCGGGTCCGCTCCACATTCCGCGTCAACACCAAGATTTCGTCTCCACGAGCCTGTAACTGCGCTACTAAGCGAGGTCCGACAAATCCCGTGGCACCTGTGATGGCAACTCTCATATTTTTATTATCTTTTCTTCAATATCTGAAAAAGATTGTTAACAAATCGTCCCTCGACGCTTTGATATCATATCGTCAAACTGGTAATGCCTGGAGGATCTCCCCTGCTCTAACCTCTGTTGTCCCCACTCCCCTGGGGTTTGAGGTACTCTCAAGTGTGATATTGAGCGAAATCAGCCAGGAATGTTTCAAGCAACAAGGAAAGCCATGAAATTGGCAGCAAGAGTCGGTGAGGTAACGCCCTCCTTAACATTGGCGATCGCCGCCACAGCCAAAGCGATGAAGGCTGAGGGCATCGATGTTTGCAGTTTTAGCGCCGGGGAACCGGACTTTGACACTCCGGCGC contains:
- a CDS encoding urease subunit beta encodes the protein MIPGEVIYQAGDIELNAGRETVRLRVANTGDRPIQVGSHFHFYEVNAALTFERERALGMHLNIPAGTAVRFEPGDDKEVELVPFVGSRQVYGFNGLINGSLDGKGGN
- a CDS encoding urease accessory protein UreD; translated protein: MNPTNLAPSILPSAWHGSLELVYGSKGGGTYITHKKATAPLKLQRPFYPEGEDCCHSVILHTAGGIVGGDRLSQSIHLEPDTHALITTAAAAKIYRSNGQTAYQDINIKIEPGAYLEWLPQENIIFNSARYRQNLHIELAPKAHLLLWEINRFGRSARGEKFHEGNWRGDTEIWQQGIPLWIDRQQLRGSEETCTSPHALGAFPIVATLAWLGEPVTSELIAEARQLWEQYPPKTGQAGVTRLPNGLLCRYRGHSTPEVRQWFIAVWQILRRSVWGRPICLPRVWPL
- a CDS encoding DUF86 domain-containing protein, whose amino-acid sequence is MFIDNRTRMLHIVDAARDAVSFAENRTKNDLDTDKMLSFALVRCLEIIGEAASRITKQRRDELSQIEWAKIVGLRNRIIHAYFDIDFDIVWDTVTMDLPVLIAQLEEIIQSEPEG
- a CDS encoding nucleotidyltransferase family protein — encoded protein: MKLNQLPVKIPLDKIARFCQDNQIQKLSLFGSVLRDDFSPESDIDILVEFMPEKRIGYFGLVGLEMDLTEMLGRKVDLRTPEELSRYFRQKVLDSAEVIYVYR
- the urtD gene encoding urea ABC transporter ATP-binding protein UrtD; translation: MNGKILEIENLTVSFDGFNALNNLTFSMNTGELRVIIGPNGAGKTTFLDVITGKVKPTKGRVLFKGRNLRKFSEHQIARFGVGRKFQTPRVYLNLTPRENLELSCNRQKNVFTTLLKPTPSGERQTVNSLLETIGLTAKADILSGLLSHGEKQWLEIGMLVAQSPDLLLVDEPVAGLTDEETMLTGELLVSLAESHSIIVIEHDMEFVRQIARTVTVLHEGSVLCEGSIEQVQSDPRVIQVYLGSTSEEAAH
- the ureC gene encoding urease subunit alpha → MSYRMDRRAYGETYGPTVGDRVRLADTELFIEIEQDFTTYGDEVKFGGGKVIRDGMGQSPITNEAGAVDLVITNAVILDWWGVVKADVGIKDGKIFKIGKAGNPYIQDNVDIIIGPGTEAIAGEGCILTAGGIDAHIHFICPQQIEVAIASGITTMIGGGTGPATGTNATTCTPGPWNIYRMLQAADAFPVNLGFLGKGNSSQTPALVEQVKAGVMGLKLHEDWGTTPATIDTCLAVAEEYDIQVAIHTDTLNEAGFVEQTIGAFKNRTIHTYHTEGAGGGHAPDIIKVCGQSNVLPSSTNPTRPYTVNTLEEHLDMLMVCHHLDRSIPEDVAFAESRIRRETIAAEDILHDLGAFSMISSDSQAMGRVGETIIRTWQTAHKMKVQRGFLSPPNSSGGNRENDNFRARRYIAKYTINPAITHGIAKYVGSIEPGKLADLCLWRPAFFGVKPELVIKGGAIAYAQMGDANASIPTPQPIHSQPMFGSFGGARTATSLTFLSQAAIQLDISTQLKLQKTAVAVSDTRHLSKQDMKLNHALPVVEVDPETYEVRADGELLTCEPATTLPLAQRYFLF
- the urtE gene encoding urea ABC transporter ATP-binding subunit UrtE, with protein sequence MLQVSGLNVYYGESHILRDVDLSVPGGKMVCLIGRNGVGKTTMLKTIMGLIAPRRGQIYLAGEPIANKSPDVRAKMGIGYVPQGREIIPRLTVRENLLLGLEARPKRPKNLAIPDEIFELFPVLQRMLNRMGGDLSGGQQQQLAIARALMGNPRLLVLDEPTEGIQPSIILEIEAAVRRIIQSTGISVLLVEQHLHFVREADWYYAMQKGGIVASGATSELSNETIQRFLAV
- the ureA gene encoding urease subunit gamma encodes the protein MQLSPQEKDKLLIFTAALLAERRKNRGLKLNYPEAVAYITAGILEGARDGRTVADLMSYGTTLLTRDEVMEGVAEMVTEVQVEATFPDGTKLVTVHNPIQ